The following nucleotide sequence is from Nesterenkonia xinjiangensis.
CTGGCCTCCCTGGCGGCGGCGCTGCCCGGTCGCCGAGTCCGTGTGGAGCGGCTCACCGGGTGGAACTCCCTCACCGCGGCGATCGGCGGGGTGCTGCTGGGATGGGGTTCGATGATCGGGCTGGGCTGCACCATCGGAGTGCTGCTCTCCGGCACCCAGGCCATGGCGCTCTCCGGCTGGGTCTTCGGCGTGGCGGTCTTCGTCGCCGCCGGCGTCGGCTTCCGACTGGGCCTGCATCGCCGGGCCAGCCCCGGCGTCTATCGCTGAGCGGAGCACTCCGCATCACCGGAATGGACCGACTCATAGGGCGGTCTTAGCACTCTGCTTGACCGAGTGCTAAGGCCGTCCTAAAGTTTGTGTTGGCACTCGACGTCATCGAGTGCTGATTCGGCGCCGGTGTCACCGGTGTCGGAGCCTGACGGGGCGCCATCCGGCACCGCGACGACGGTTGGTCACTCCCAAGGCGCGCAACAAACCCGGCCTGCGGCACGACGTCGGCGTCACACGACGTACAGCCCTGGCCTGAGCACAGACCCGATTCGACTTCACGCAAAGGAGAGCACTGACGTGTCAGTCTCTATCAAGCCCCTCGAGGATCGCATTGTTGTCCGCCCCCTGGAAGCTGAGCAGACCACCGCTTCCGGCCTCGTGATCCCGGACACCGCCAAGGAGAAGCCCCAGGAGGGCGAGGTCGTGGCAGTGGGCCCCGGCCGCTTCGACGACAAGGGCAACCGCGTCCCGGTCGACGTCTCTGAAGGCGACGTCGTCATCTACTCCAAGTTCGGCGGCACTGAGGTCAAGGTCGGCGGCGACGAGTTCCTCGTCCTGAACGCCCGCGACGTCCTGGCTGTCGTCGAGAAGTGATCGCGGACCTCCGCACACTTCTCGAGACCCGC
It contains:
- the groES gene encoding co-chaperone GroES, which codes for MSVSIKPLEDRIVVRPLEAEQTTASGLVIPDTAKEKPQEGEVVAVGPGRFDDKGNRVPVDVSEGDVVIYSKFGGTEVKVGGDEFLVLNARDVLAVVEK